Proteins co-encoded in one Populus trichocarpa isolate Nisqually-1 chromosome 10, P.trichocarpa_v4.1, whole genome shotgun sequence genomic window:
- the LOC7459821 gene encoding uncharacterized protein LOC7459821 yields the protein MAVSVSILAVITSLHLIAFVLAIGAERRRSTAKVVPDQYDERTYCVYDTDASTVYGLAAFGLILISQMILNGVTRCLCFGKGLVTGSCSTTCAIIFFIFSWLSFLGAEACLLAGSARNAYHTKYRGLFNQGELSCATLRKGVFAAGAALTLLSLIGSILYYFAHSRADTGGWEKHQNVGVGMTSASYPQQQQTSEFEKV from the exons atggcagtcTCGGTCTCCATTTTAGCTGTCATCACTTCTCTTCACCTCATCGCCTTCGTCCTCGCCATCGGCGCTGAAAGACGTCGCAGCACc GCTAAGGTGGTGCCTGACCAGTACGATGAGAGGACTTACTGTGTCTACGATACGGACGCGTCTACGGTTTACGGGCTAGCGGCGTTTGGGCTGATACTTATTAGCCAAATGATTTTAAACGGCGTTACCAGGTGTCTCTGCTTTGGTAAAGGCCTTGTTACTGGAAGCTGCTCCACTACTTGtgccatcatcttcttcatcttttcctG GTTAAGCTTTTTAGGAGCTGAGGCATGCTTATTAGCTGGATCAGCAAGGAATGCATATCATACCAAGTACAGAGGATTGTTTAATCAGGGTGAATTATCATGCGCCACCCTTCGCAAAGGTGTCTTTGCTGCTGGTGCAGCTCTTACATTGCTGTCATTGATAGGGTCAATCCTTTACTATTTTGCTCACTCGAGAGCCGATACCGGTGGATGGGAGAAACACCAGAATGTAGGTGTTGGGATGACCAGTGCAAGTTACCCACAGCAGCAACAAACAAGTGAGTTTGAGAAGGTTTAA
- the LOC7459822 gene encoding putative glutamine amidotransferase GAT1_2.1, with protein MSKGEMANSDLSMILPRVLIVSRRTVRKNKFVDFVGEYHLDLIVSYGAVPVIVPRVSGVHMLLESFEPIHGVLLCEGEDIDPSHYDAELSGFSPEELEEIRKVHVSDTSIDREKDTIELRLAKLCLERNIPYLGICRGSQVLNVACGGTLYQDVEKELSKKVPEEQRVVHMDYENYDGHRHVVKVLENTPLHQWFKDSLEEDKMEIMVNSYHHQGVRKLAQRFVPMAFAPDGLIEGFYDPDAYNPEEGKFIMGLQFHPERMRNEDSDDFDYPGCPSAYKEFAKAVIAYEKKLNRSECVLEAPKLNQELERKRRILVRSFSIARNMYSSGGGTGQESDLQVGAEFLEASTALSLQQEKRLKQMGATVRNASVYKERLTMNEERERLARAIMGKMSISQLSDLISFYHMMGNLCSEALERKLQDRVDEESDF; from the exons ATGTCAAAGGGTGAAATGGCTAATTCAGATCTCTCAATGATCCTTCCAAGAGTTCTCATCGTCTCCCGTCGAACCGTTCGCAAGAATAAGTTTGTAGATTTTGTTG GAGAATATCATCTAGATTTAATTGTAAGTTATGGGGCGGTGCCAGTTATAGTCCCAAGGGTAAGTGGAGTCCACATGCTATTGGAGAGCTTTGAGCCTATTCATGGTGTTTTACTGTGCGAAGGTGAAGATATCGATCCATCTCATTACGATGCAGAACTATCTGGTTTTTCACCAGAAGAACTTGAAGAGATTAGAAAAGTCCATGTAAGTGATACTTCCATTGACAGGGAGAAAGATACAATTGAATTAAGGCTTGCAAAGCTTTGCCTTGAAAGAAATATACCATACCTAGGAATATGCAGGGGATCCCAAGTCCTTAATGTTGCTTGTGGAGGTACACTTTATCAGGATGTTGAGAAAGAGCTCTCAAAGAAAGTCCCTGAAGAACAAAGAGTGGTGCACATGGACTATGAGAATTATGACGGACACCGGCATGTGGTAAAGGTATTGGAAAACACTCCTTTGCATCAGTGGTTTAAAGATTCTTTGGAGGAAGATAAAATGGAAATCATGGTTAATAGCTATCACCACCAAGGTGTGAGGAAATTGGCTCAAAGATTTGTTCCAATGGCTTTTGCTCCTGATGGATTGATTGAAGGGTTTTATGATCCTGATGCATACAATCCTGAAGAGGGAAAGTTCATTATGggtcttcaatttcatccagaAAGGATGAGGAACGAAGACTCCGATGATTTTGACTACCCTGGATGTCCATCTGCATATAAG GAATTTGCTAAGGCAGTTATCGCTTACGAGAAGAAGCTTAATCGGTCAGAATGCGTGCTGGAAGCTCCTAAACTTAATCAAGAActggagagaaaaagaagaatactTGTCAGAAGTTTCTCAATTGCAAGAAACATGTACAGCTCAGGAGGTGGAACTGGTCAAGAATCAGATCTGCAAGTTGGAGCAGAATTTCTAGAG GCAAGTACTGCGCTAAGCTTGCAGCAAGAGAAGAGACTGAAACAAATGGGTGCAACAGTGAGAAATGCGTCTGTGTACAAAGAAAGGTTGACTATGAATGAGGAGAGGGAGAGACTTGCAAGGGCTATCATGGGTAAAATGTCGATCAGCCAGTTATCCGATCTGATATCCTTCTATCATATGATGGGAAACTTATGTTCAGAGGCCTTGGAGAGAAAGCTTCAAGACCGAGTGGATGAAGAATCTGATTTCTAG